One genomic window of Diospyros lotus cultivar Yz01 chromosome 8, ASM1463336v1, whole genome shotgun sequence includes the following:
- the LOC127807380 gene encoding uncharacterized protein LOC127807380, translating to MAAAYLNDIVDAWYQNWKQAEGPWVSWRTFAEELCGRFGEKNMTDMVEEFNKLRQQGSIEDYLRRFEELRAVIGIAHPSLSETYFVSSFISGLKDDMRSVVKMLAPATVKQAAEKARLQELTWEAVFKKGRTWNHVGAQQGRGISFPSGEYSKSTMGVSGQGGPRTSNNSRSNKNSTMEQRRQLGLCFKCGEKYGPGHQCRRLMLKMEGSGEDDEAEEELLEEVVEGEGREQEDYEDEGGQISFHALKGGSTGRIIQVKGQVGKKRLAVLIDSGSTHSFLNKAIAVDLNCKMTETVPLSVTVANGNKMYSHHKCYNFNWVMQGVEFMADFRVLELRGCDVVLRVDWMKTISPLTFDFNKLEVTVEVEGRKLTLVGNLEQGECKLISGKRLQKLIQKNSGQITHLYSLRGMEEEDQATNVEAELKLLMNEVLVNQMLLLSSIT from the coding sequence ATGGCAGCGGCATATCTCAACGATATTGTCGATGCATGGTATCAGAATTGGAAGCAGGCAGAAGGGCCATGGGTGTCATGGAGAACCTTTGCGGAGGAGTTGTGTGGCCGGTTCGGAGAAAAAAATATGACCGACATGGTAGAAGAATTTAACAAGCTGCGGCAACAAGGGTCGATAGAGGATTACTTGAGGAGGTTCGAGGAGTTGAGAGCGGTGATCGGAATAGCCCATCCCAGCTTGTCAGAGACCTATTTCGTCTCAAGTTTTATCAGCGGTTTAAAGGATGATATGCGATCAGTGGTGAAAATGTTGGCGCCAGCGACAGTTAAACAAGCAGCGGAGAAGGCCCGCTTGCAAGAATTGACTTGGGAAGCAGTATTCAAGAAGGGCAGGACGTGGAATCACGTAGGAGCACAGCAAGGAAGGGGTATAAGTTTTCCTTCGGGGGAATATTCTAAGTCGACAATGGGAGTGAGTGGCCAAGGAGGACCCAGGACTAGTAATAACTCGAGAAGtaataaaaattcaacaatGGAACAGAGGCGGCAACTGGGTTTATGCTTCAAATGCGGCGAAAAATATGGGCCCGGACATCAGTGCAGAAGATTGATGCTGAAGATGGAGGGGTCGGGCGAGGACGATGAGGCAGAGGAGGAGCTGTTGGAAGAAGTCGTAGAAGGGGAAGGTAGAGAACAAGAAGATTACGAGGATGAAGGAGGCCAGATCTCCTTCCATGCCTTAAAAGGTGGTTCAACTGGAAGGATTATTCAGGTGAAAGGCCAAGTGGGAAAGAAGAGACTAGCGGTGTTAATTGATAGCGGCAGCACTCATAGCTTTCTAAATAAAGCTATTGCCGTAGACCTCAACTGCAAGATGACAGAGACAGTTCCCCTATCGGTGACCGTAGCCAACGGTAATAAAATGTATAGTCACCACAAGTGCTATAATTTCAATTGGGTCATGCAAGGAGTGGAGTTTATGGCAGACTTTAGGGTGCTGGAGTTAAGGGGATGTGACGTAGTCTTgagggtagattggatgaagacgATCAGCCCGTTAACATTTGACTTTAATAAGCTAGAGGTGACAGTGGAAGTTGAGGGAAGGAAGCTGACTTTAGTGGGAAATTTGGAACAAGGAGAATGCAAGCTGATTTCAGGAAAGAGATTGCAGAAATTGATACAAAAAAACAGTGGACAAATCACCCATCTGTACTCTCTAAGAGGTATGGAGGAGGAGGATCAAGCAACCAATGTGGAAGCTGAGTTGAAATTACTAATGAATGAG